From Eschrichtius robustus isolate mEscRob2 chromosome 7, mEscRob2.pri, whole genome shotgun sequence, a single genomic window includes:
- the NDUFB8 gene encoding NADH dehydrogenase [ubiquinone] 1 beta subcomplex subunit 8, mitochondrial: MAAARAGVLGVRWLQRASRNVVPMGARTASHITKDMLPGPYPRTPEERAAAAKKYNMRVEDYEPYPDDGMGYGDYPKLPDRSQQERDPWYDWDHPDLRLNWGEPMHWDLDMYIRNRVDTSPTPVSWNLMCKHLFGFVAFMLFMFWVGETYPTYQPVGPKQYPYNNLYLERGGDPNKEPEPVVHYEI; encoded by the exons ATGGCGGCGGCCAGGGCGGGGGTCCTGGGAGTCCGATGGCTGCAAAGGGCATCCCGAAACGTGGTGCCCATGGGTGCACGGACAG CCTCCCACATTACCAAGGACATGCTCCCGGGACCCTATCCCAGGACCCCAGAAGAACGGGCTGCCGCCGCCAAGAAGTATAATATGCGGGTGGAAGACTACGAGCCGTACCCAGATGATGGCATGGG GTATGGTGACTACCCGAAGCTCCCTGACCGCTCACAGCAGGAGAGGGATCCATGGTATGACTGGGACCACCCAGACCTGCGGCTGAACTGGGGTGAACCG ATGCATTGGGACCTAGACATGTATATCAGGAACCGTGTGGACACGTCCCCCACTCCTGTGTCTTGGAATCTCATGTGTAAGCACCTCTTCGGTTTCGTGGCCTTCATGCTGTTCATGTTTTGGGTGGGAGAGACTTACCCCACCTACCAGCCTGTG GGACCAAAGCAGTATCCTTACAATAATCTGTACCTGGAACGAGGTGGCGATCCCAACAAAGAACCTGAGCCGGTGGTTCACTATGAGATCTGA
- the HIF1AN gene encoding hypoxia-inducible factor 1-alpha inhibitor has protein sequence MAATAAEAAASGSGEPREEAEAPGPAWDESQLRSYTFPTRPIPRLSQSDPRAEELIENEEPVVLTDTNLVYPALKWDLEYLQENIGNGDFSVYSASTHKFLYYDEKKMANFQNFKPRSNREEMKFHEFVEKLQDIQERGDEERLYLQQTLNDTVGRKIVMDFLGFNWNWINKQQGKRGWGQLTSNLLLIGMEGNVTPAHYDEQQNFFAQIKGYKRCILFPPDQFECLYPYPVHHPCDRQSQVDFDNPDYERFPNFQNVVGYETVVGPGDVLYIPMYWWHHIESLLNGGITITVNFWYKGAPTPKRIEYPLKAHQKVAIMRNIEKMLGEALGNPQEVGPLLNTMIKGRYN, from the exons ATGGCGGCGACTGCGGCGGAGGCTGCGGCCTCGGGCTCTGGAGAACCCCGGGAAGAGGCTGAAGCCCCCGGCCCCGCCTGGGATGAGTCCCAACTGCGCAGTTATACCTTCCCGACCCGGCCCATCCCGCGTCTGAGTCAGAGCGACCCCCGGGCGGAGGAGCTTATCGAGAATGAG GAGCCTGTGGTGCTGACCGACACAAATCTTGTGTATCCTGCCCTAAAATGGGACCTTGAATACCTGCAAGAAAATATTGGCAACGGAGATTTCTCTGTGTACAGTGCCAGCACCCACAAGTTCTTGTACTATGATGAGAAAAAGATGGCTAATTTCCAGAACTTTAAGCCGAGGTCCAATAGGGAAGAAATGAAATTTCATGAGTTTGTTGAGAAACTGCAGGATATACAGGAGCGAGGAGATGAAGAGAG GTTGTATCTGCAGCAAACACTCAATGACACTGTGGGCAGGAAGATTGTCATGGACTTCTTGGGTTTTAACTGGAACTGGATTAATAAGCAACAGGGAAAGCGTGGCTGGGGGCAGCTGACCTCTAACCTGCTGCTTATTGGCATGGAAG GAAATGTGACACCTGCTCACTATGATGAGCAACAGAACTTCTTTGCTCAGATAAAAGGCTACAAGCGATGCATTTTGTTCCCTCCGGATCAGTTTGAGTGCCTCTACCCATATCCTGTTCATCATCCATGTGACAGACAGAGCCAG GTGGACTTTGACAATCCTGACTACGAGAGGTTCCCCAATTTCCAGAACGTGGTTGGTTACGAAACAGTGGTTGGCCCTGGTGATGTTCTTTACATCCCAATGTACTG gtggcatcacatagAGTCATTACTAAATGGGGGGATTACCATCACTGTGAACTTCTGGTATAAG GGGGCCCCCACCCCTAAGAGAATTGAATATCCTCTCAAAGCCCATCAGAAAGTGGCCATAATGAGAAACATTGAGAAGATGCTTGGAGAGGCCTTGGGGAACCCACAAGAG GTGGGGCCCTTGTTGAACACAATGATCAAGGGCCGATACAACTAG